Proteins co-encoded in one Streptomyces sp. NBC_01283 genomic window:
- a CDS encoding FecCD family ABC transporter permease, which translates to MTVFAVREEAATPTRARVRQSRRLALLGICGLGILFALVTLALTTGQLPLPASVALRGLVGLGDPADVMVVRDFRAPRVIAAVVAGVGLGVAGSLLQRVFRNPLASPDVMGVTGGASFGAVVLLATGASQTLIPLAALGGGLLAALLLGVFGWRSGLTVTRLVLVGLAVQAGLAAAVNLMVVRFPAELAGSALQWTTGSLYGRTWTEVWAAGGAVALALMAAFALQRRLAVLDLGDESAGGLGLNPSAARLQLLVTAIVLASLAAALTGPVAFVALAVPHLVRFVAGPPTPGTLALTGLAGAVLLLASDLVVQHLLPVSGLPVGVVTATLGAPWLLVLMIRQSRPVNRSAA; encoded by the coding sequence ATGACCGTCTTCGCCGTACGGGAGGAAGCGGCCACCCCCACCAGGGCACGGGTCCGGCAGTCGCGCCGCCTGGCACTGCTCGGCATCTGCGGTCTCGGCATCCTCTTCGCCCTCGTCACGCTGGCCCTGACGACGGGCCAGCTGCCGCTGCCCGCGTCCGTCGCGCTGCGCGGCCTGGTCGGCCTCGGTGACCCGGCGGACGTCATGGTGGTGCGGGACTTCCGGGCGCCCCGGGTGATCGCCGCTGTCGTCGCCGGGGTCGGGCTCGGGGTCGCGGGATCGCTGTTGCAGCGGGTGTTCCGCAATCCGCTGGCCTCGCCGGACGTGATGGGCGTGACCGGCGGTGCCTCCTTCGGAGCCGTCGTGCTGCTCGCCACAGGGGCTTCCCAGACGCTGATCCCGCTGGCCGCGCTGGGCGGCGGTCTCCTGGCCGCGCTGCTGCTCGGGGTGTTCGGCTGGCGCTCGGGGCTCACCGTCACCCGGCTCGTGCTCGTCGGGCTCGCGGTCCAGGCGGGCCTCGCCGCCGCCGTGAACCTCATGGTCGTACGCTTCCCCGCCGAACTCGCGGGCTCCGCGCTGCAGTGGACCACCGGATCGCTCTACGGGCGGACGTGGACCGAGGTGTGGGCCGCCGGAGGCGCGGTGGCGCTCGCGCTCATGGCCGCGTTCGCGCTCCAGCGGCGCCTCGCCGTGCTGGACCTGGGCGATGAGTCTGCGGGCGGCCTCGGCCTGAACCCGTCGGCCGCGCGCCTCCAACTCCTCGTCACCGCCATCGTGCTGGCCTCGCTCGCCGCCGCGCTCACCGGGCCCGTCGCGTTCGTGGCGCTCGCCGTACCGCATCTGGTGCGGTTCGTCGCGGGCCCGCCCACACCGGGGACGCTGGCGCTCACCGGCCTGGCGGGCGCGGTGCTGCTGCTCGCGTCCGACCTGGTGGTGCAGCATCTGCTCCCGGTGTCCGGGCTCCCCGTCGGGGTGGTCACCGCGACGCTCGGCGCTCCCTGGCTCCTCGTCCTGATGATCCGACAGAGCAGGCCCGTCAACCGGAGTGCCGCATGA
- a CDS encoding IucA/IucC family protein — MRPSPTADVGTVTGMGEAKAKATSIEGELLLRVLSALLREDVVGWRTQSETVRLPDGLWLRLPVAPGRGASAEGNGAGIPAPRPGADTGGSDEGSLPHTSGGASTQEEAASSDAAHRRPVDNSGSHGREQPARTPAGATPRGSAERDAVAIPAPRPGADVRGGGTQTEAGGRSDRAVRRPGGDALLMPVRADGYQAAYAARLPFIRRESDGRELRDAGSVLSALRGLAAPVDRGGFDAFAVECAQALDAMRLHDRTRGEVGALLTGRYGEDPAAWRGLGGGLGFDTLAARADHPVYPTSRGRSGLDVTQLRSYAPEFHPTFALRWLALPRDAVTVGGGSTAWLSPRAAGVPELDGSHLLLPVHPLTADGPLRDALRAAGLHERARLITGPGPDVVPTLSMRTVALASDPAQHLKLPLATATLGLRNRRTIKPGTLTDGAAGQRLVEAVIGREPRFQGVVLHADETRFAHAGHELLAVLLRRYPAGLDGAVVVPMAALMCPAPGGDRLLVDHLADRFYGGDPLALLDATLTLLFDWQTTLFAYGVALESHQQNISLVLENGDEGAGRAARLRLLFKDNDGPRVNLARLRDAMGQQAPSPDEFDDSRIFVDGDRPVLDLFTTITLHLCAGSYAFGLARHGHAPLERLLRLVRERLAEAVERLDPGPGEPGALLRAHVLDAAELPVKAMVTAGTLLSKERSGAADINKHYTTGPNYLRMTGSS; from the coding sequence GTGAGGCCTTCACCCACGGCCGACGTGGGCACGGTGACGGGCATGGGCGAGGCCAAGGCCAAGGCCACGAGCATCGAGGGTGAGCTCCTGTTACGCGTCCTGAGCGCGCTCCTGCGCGAGGACGTGGTGGGGTGGCGCACCCAGAGCGAGACGGTGCGACTGCCGGACGGCTTGTGGCTGAGGCTGCCTGTGGCACCGGGTCGGGGGGCGTCCGCGGAAGGGAATGGCGCCGGGATCCCCGCACCACGGCCCGGTGCGGACACCGGTGGAAGCGACGAAGGCAGCCTGCCGCATACGTCCGGCGGTGCCTCCACGCAGGAGGAAGCCGCCTCCAGCGACGCCGCCCACCGGCGCCCCGTCGACAACAGTGGGAGCCATGGGCGCGAGCAGCCTGCGCGGACGCCCGCGGGGGCGACGCCCCGTGGCTCGGCGGAGAGGGACGCCGTCGCGATCCCCGCGCCACGGCCAGGTGCGGACGTGCGTGGTGGCGGCACGCAAACCGAGGCCGGTGGCAGGTCCGACCGCGCCGTGCGCCGGCCCGGCGGTGATGCCTTGCTCATGCCCGTCCGTGCGGACGGCTATCAAGCCGCGTACGCCGCCCGGCTTCCCTTCATCCGGCGTGAGTCCGACGGGCGTGAGCTCCGTGACGCGGGCAGTGTGCTGTCCGCTCTGCGTGGGCTCGCCGCCCCGGTCGACCGGGGCGGGTTCGATGCCTTCGCCGTGGAGTGTGCGCAGGCGCTCGACGCCATGCGGCTGCATGACAGGACGAGGGGTGAGGTGGGCGCCCTGCTCACCGGGCGGTACGGGGAGGATCCCGCCGCGTGGCGTGGGCTCGGGGGCGGGCTCGGCTTCGACACGCTCGCCGCGCGCGCGGATCATCCCGTGTACCCGACCTCGCGCGGCCGTTCCGGGCTGGACGTCACGCAACTGCGCTCGTACGCGCCCGAGTTCCACCCCACCTTCGCCCTGCGGTGGCTCGCCCTGCCCCGCGATGCCGTCACGGTCGGCGGCGGCTCCACCGCCTGGTTGTCCCCGCGTGCCGCCGGCGTTCCCGAGCTCGACGGAAGCCATCTCCTCCTGCCCGTGCACCCCTTGACCGCGGACGGCCCCCTGCGGGACGCGCTGCGGGCAGCGGGGCTCCACGAGCGGGCCCGGCTCATCACAGGGCCCGGACCCGACGTCGTACCGACCCTGTCGATGCGTACCGTCGCCCTCGCCTCCGACCCCGCCCAGCACCTCAAGCTCCCGCTCGCCACCGCCACACTGGGCCTGCGCAATCGGCGCACCATCAAACCGGGCACCCTCACCGACGGCGCGGCGGGCCAGCGGCTCGTCGAAGCCGTCATCGGCCGCGAGCCCCGGTTCCAGGGTGTCGTCCTGCACGCGGACGAGACCCGCTTCGCCCACGCCGGGCACGAGCTCCTCGCCGTGCTCCTGCGTCGCTACCCCGCCGGTCTCGACGGCGCCGTCGTCGTGCCGATGGCCGCCCTCATGTGCCCGGCACCCGGTGGCGACAGGCTGCTGGTCGACCACCTCGCCGACCGCTTCTACGGCGGTGACCCGCTCGCCCTCCTCGACGCCACGCTCACCCTCCTCTTCGACTGGCAGACCACCCTCTTCGCCTACGGGGTCGCCCTGGAGTCGCATCAGCAGAACATCTCGCTGGTCCTTGAAAACGGGGACGAAGGCGCGGGCCGAGCGGCGCGCCTGCGGCTTCTCTTCAAGGACAACGACGGGCCCCGCGTCAACCTCGCCCGGCTGCGTGACGCGATGGGGCAACAGGCACCGTCACCGGACGAGTTCGACGACTCGCGGATCTTCGTCGACGGGGACCGGCCCGTACTCGACCTCTTCACCACCATCACCCTCCACCTCTGCGCGGGCTCCTACGCCTTCGGGCTCGCCCGGCACGGCCACGCCCCGCTGGAGCGGCTGCTCCGGCTCGTGCGCGAGCGGCTCGCCGAGGCCGTGGAGCGGCTCGACCCGGGGCCGGGCGAGCCGGGCGCACTCCTGCGGGCGCACGTCCTGGACGCGGCGGAGCTGCCCGTGAAGGCGATGGTCACCGCGGGGACCCTGCTCTCCAAGGAGCGCTCCGGGGCCGCCGACATCAACAAGCACTACACGACAGGGCCCAACTACCTTCGGATGACGGGGAGTTCGTGA
- a CDS encoding (2Fe-2S)-binding protein: protein MTVAPDLASNATALSPAALLAETYRRLATHCESLAVTVARPDSAVSQGWVTGAELVSHQGALDAFVGAEAARIRAGHDHTPRPDVAASRALHGYLWSVSLLMSGAWHLERRVPRIHPEEVRVHLETGEFEIVPGSFACLPDDPAAGLPGTRVLADEESLRAELRAAVVAHMRPLLTAIGPRLRRGQRALWGMAGDDLISGIWYLGRMLGQEDEALCAVDALLPGPVEPFPGGAAFRNLTTRDGERHPTRTRLGCCLYYTIRAAEACGTCPRVCDAERLRRLEADITSADVPSEAGQ, encoded by the coding sequence CTGACCGTGGCCCCGGACCTGGCGTCGAACGCCACCGCCCTGAGCCCCGCCGCCCTGCTCGCCGAGACGTACCGGCGGCTCGCCACGCACTGCGAGTCGCTCGCCGTCACGGTGGCGCGACCTGACTCGGCCGTGAGCCAAGGGTGGGTCACCGGTGCCGAACTGGTGTCACATCAAGGTGCTCTCGACGCCTTCGTCGGGGCGGAGGCCGCACGCATCCGCGCCGGCCACGACCACACTCCGCGGCCGGACGTCGCCGCGTCCCGCGCCCTGCACGGCTACCTCTGGTCGGTCTCCCTGCTGATGAGTGGCGCCTGGCACCTGGAGCGGCGTGTGCCGCGGATCCACCCCGAGGAGGTGCGCGTCCACCTGGAGACCGGTGAATTCGAGATCGTCCCCGGCTCCTTCGCCTGCCTCCCGGACGACCCGGCGGCCGGACTCCCCGGAACGCGAGTCCTCGCCGACGAGGAGTCGCTGCGCGCCGAACTCCGCGCCGCGGTCGTCGCGCACATGCGTCCGCTGCTCACGGCCATCGGCCCCCGACTGCGGCGCGGACAGCGGGCGTTGTGGGGGATGGCGGGGGACGACCTCATCTCCGGGATCTGGTACCTGGGCCGCATGCTCGGCCAGGAGGACGAGGCCCTGTGTGCGGTGGACGCCCTGCTCCCCGGCCCTGTCGAGCCCTTCCCCGGTGGCGCGGCCTTCCGCAACCTGACGACCCGTGACGGCGAACGGCACCCGACCCGCACCCGCCTCGGCTGCTGCCTCTACTACACGATCCGGGCCGCCGAGGCCTGCGGCACCTGCCCCCGCGTCTGCGACGCGGAACGGCTGCGAAGGCTGGAGGCGGACATCACCTCGGCCGACGTGCCGTCGGAGGCAGGGCAGTGA
- a CDS encoding FecCD family ABC transporter permease, whose protein sequence is MSKIARAVPPGSLFARRIPLLLAGIGALAVCAALSLALGSRPVPLSTVAEALFGDAHGRDAIVVTGLRLPRTVVALAVGAALGVAGAVAQGITRNPLASPTTLGINAGAGFAVVVAIYTLHLTRPVEYLWFAFLGAAAAGMLAQLLARRAGDLDPVRLALGGVVLQMVLLSWSQAVMLASERTLDEARFWLAGSLSGRTLDALWPVLPTLVIGLVVALAISPALNALALGDDSAQALGVPVARIRVTGGIAVVLLAGSAVAVAGPVAFIGLAAPHLVRLAVGSDHRLLVPGCLIAGPLLLLAADVLGRVVVRPSELEVGIVSAFLGAPLLAVLARKVAR, encoded by the coding sequence GTGTCCAAGATCGCTCGGGCCGTCCCGCCAGGCAGCCTCTTCGCGCGACGGATCCCTCTGCTCCTCGCCGGAATCGGCGCGTTGGCCGTGTGCGCCGCGCTGAGCCTGGCCCTGGGATCGCGTCCAGTGCCGCTCTCCACGGTGGCCGAAGCGCTCTTCGGCGACGCCCACGGGCGGGACGCGATCGTCGTCACCGGACTGCGCCTTCCGCGCACCGTCGTCGCGCTCGCCGTCGGCGCCGCCCTCGGCGTGGCCGGAGCCGTCGCCCAGGGCATCACGCGCAACCCGCTCGCCTCGCCGACCACACTCGGCATCAACGCGGGCGCCGGATTCGCGGTCGTCGTCGCGATCTACACCCTGCATCTCACGCGACCCGTCGAGTACTTGTGGTTCGCCTTCCTCGGTGCCGCGGCGGCCGGGATGCTCGCCCAGCTCCTCGCCCGGCGCGCGGGTGACCTCGATCCGGTGCGGCTCGCGCTCGGCGGCGTCGTCCTCCAGATGGTGCTGCTCTCCTGGTCCCAGGCCGTGATGCTGGCAAGCGAACGCACCCTGGACGAGGCCCGCTTCTGGCTTGCCGGTTCGCTGTCCGGCCGCACGCTCGACGCGCTCTGGCCGGTCCTGCCCACCCTCGTCATCGGCCTGGTCGTCGCCCTCGCGATCTCCCCCGCGCTCAACGCCCTCGCGCTGGGCGACGATTCGGCGCAGGCGCTCGGCGTGCCGGTGGCCAGAATCCGCGTGACCGGGGGCATCGCGGTCGTCCTGCTGGCGGGCTCGGCGGTGGCGGTCGCCGGGCCCGTCGCGTTCATCGGCCTCGCCGCCCCGCACCTGGTGCGGCTCGCGGTCGGCTCCGACCACCGGCTGCTCGTGCCGGGCTGCCTGATCGCCGGGCCGCTGCTGCTCCTGGCCGCCGATGTCCTCGGGCGCGTCGTCGTGCGCCCCTCCGAGCTGGAGGTGGGCATCGTCAGCGCCTTCCTCGGCGCACCGCTGCTCGCGGTCCTGGCCCGGAAGGTGGCGCGATGA
- a CDS encoding ABC transporter substrate-binding protein, whose protein sequence is MTTSSVPRRLSAVLLTVVLGTGALAACGDSEGDDKGKAGSAAETGFPRTVKHAMGSTEIPARPQKVVVLDTGELDDVTLLGVKPVGAVSPHFKTAGGFPSYLKGKIGGVKDVGPMEEPNLELIASLKPDLILSSKVRHEKVYDKLKGIAPTVFTETTGGPWKANLKVHAKALGMESQADTALKNYETRAKALGDSIKAKYDGKMPSASVVRFVAGPTRLYQKSAYSGVVLDDIGLERPASQNSSDPEKTMLDVSPEQIDKAEADLIFVTTADAPDKTQQKDVTSNPVWKDLTAVKKDKVFTVPDETWMSGIGVQAAEHVLEDVAKATDVELPAK, encoded by the coding sequence ATGACCACCAGCAGCGTTCCACGCAGGCTCAGTGCCGTCCTGCTCACCGTCGTCCTCGGCACCGGCGCGCTCGCCGCGTGCGGTGACTCCGAGGGCGACGACAAGGGCAAGGCCGGCTCCGCCGCCGAAACCGGTTTCCCGCGCACCGTCAAGCACGCCATGGGCAGCACCGAGATCCCCGCACGGCCGCAGAAGGTCGTCGTCCTGGACACCGGAGAGCTCGACGACGTCACGCTGCTCGGCGTCAAGCCGGTCGGCGCGGTCTCCCCGCACTTCAAGACCGCGGGCGGCTTCCCCTCGTACCTCAAGGGCAAGATCGGCGGGGTGAAGGACGTCGGCCCGATGGAGGAACCGAACCTGGAGCTGATCGCGTCCCTCAAGCCCGATCTGATCCTGTCCTCCAAGGTCCGGCACGAGAAGGTCTACGACAAGCTCAAGGGCATCGCGCCGACCGTCTTCACCGAGACCACGGGCGGCCCCTGGAAGGCGAACCTGAAGGTCCACGCCAAGGCCCTCGGCATGGAGAGCCAGGCGGACACGGCGCTCAAGAACTACGAGACGCGCGCCAAGGCCCTGGGCGATTCCATCAAGGCGAAGTACGACGGAAAGATGCCGTCGGCCTCGGTCGTCCGCTTCGTCGCGGGCCCGACACGGCTGTACCAGAAGTCCGCCTACAGCGGCGTCGTCCTCGACGACATCGGCCTCGAGCGCCCGGCCTCGCAGAACTCGTCCGACCCCGAGAAGACGATGCTGGACGTCAGCCCCGAGCAGATCGACAAGGCCGAGGCCGACCTGATCTTCGTGACGACCGCCGACGCCCCCGACAAGACCCAGCAGAAGGACGTCACGTCCAACCCCGTCTGGAAGGACCTGACGGCCGTCAAGAAGGACAAGGTCTTCACCGTCCCGGACGAGACGTGGATGTCGGGCATCGGGGTCCAGGCAGCAGAGCACGTCCTTGAGGACGTGGCCAAGGCGACGGACGTCGAGCTCCCGGCCAAGTAG
- a CDS encoding acetyl-CoA carboxylase biotin carboxylase subunit family protein — MRLYVLARNPTDSVTEGFLPAARRLGLDVTLLTDQPEAHRRREGPDSTERPAHLEILENSEALQILECDVRDFRAVISRISAHHSPDAIFTNSDHLQTQAALAAEYFGLPGKDWRAALRTKDKAQMRRHLASAGADAVWSAELSADRDPAELTALDVPFPCVVKPREGVASEDVVLVEGPGQLVRRCAEIQARRPGAALVVEEYLAGELCTLETLGDGRVRHVLGGFRTEVSPPPYFIEERMTFVPAHPGPVVAQVLAQLDALGVGFGACHTEFVVAEGRARLIEVNYRAIGDQCDLLLAQLLDIPLFEHILRTHLGEPLPSDLGARTDGRARLDYPCARSAGTLTAAPRATEVTAGGVRLTYRPLREIGERHDLHGTNRDFLGVVRATGTDQTAVDRAVADFLTEHHWEITP, encoded by the coding sequence ATGCGGCTGTACGTCCTTGCCCGCAACCCCACCGACTCGGTCACCGAAGGCTTTCTGCCCGCCGCGCGCAGGCTCGGCCTCGACGTCACGCTCCTCACCGACCAGCCGGAGGCGCACCGTCGCCGGGAGGGCCCGGATTCCACGGAGCGCCCGGCTCACCTGGAGATCCTGGAGAACTCCGAGGCCCTGCAGATCCTTGAGTGCGACGTACGCGATTTCCGCGCCGTCATCAGCCGGATCTCCGCCCACCACTCCCCCGACGCGATCTTCACCAACAGCGACCACCTGCAGACCCAGGCCGCCCTGGCCGCCGAGTACTTCGGGCTTCCCGGCAAGGACTGGCGGGCGGCACTGCGCACCAAGGACAAGGCGCAGATGCGGCGCCATCTCGCATCGGCGGGCGCTGACGCGGTCTGGTCTGCGGAGCTCTCCGCAGACCGGGATCCGGCCGAACTCACGGCTCTCGACGTGCCGTTCCCGTGCGTGGTCAAACCGCGGGAGGGCGTGGCCAGCGAGGACGTGGTGCTCGTCGAAGGGCCGGGGCAGCTGGTGCGGCGGTGCGCGGAGATACAGGCGCGGCGGCCCGGGGCGGCGCTGGTCGTCGAGGAGTACCTCGCCGGGGAGTTGTGCACCCTGGAGACCCTCGGTGACGGCCGCGTGCGGCACGTGCTCGGCGGCTTCCGTACGGAGGTGTCGCCGCCGCCGTACTTCATAGAGGAGCGGATGACGTTCGTCCCGGCGCATCCGGGTCCGGTCGTCGCTCAGGTACTGGCCCAACTGGACGCGCTGGGTGTGGGGTTCGGGGCGTGCCACACGGAGTTCGTGGTGGCGGAGGGGCGGGCCCGGCTCATAGAGGTCAACTACCGGGCCATCGGTGACCAGTGCGATCTGCTCCTCGCCCAGCTCCTGGACATACCGCTCTTCGAGCACATCCTCCGTACGCATCTTGGCGAGCCGCTCCCCTCGGATCTGGGCGCGCGGACCGACGGCCGGGCACGGCTCGACTATCCGTGCGCGCGGAGCGCGGGCACGCTGACCGCCGCGCCGCGCGCGACCGAAGTGACGGCGGGCGGCGTGCGGCTCACCTACCGCCCCCTGCGCGAGATCGGCGAACGCCACGACCTCCACGGCACGAACCGCGACTTCCTCGGTGTGGTCCGCGCCACGGGCACCGACCAGACAGCCGTGGACCGCGCCGTGGCGGACTTCCTCACCGAGCACCACTGGGAGATCACCCCGTGA
- a CDS encoding isopenicillin N synthase family dioxygenase, whose translation MSPSATEPQVPVGPPPPFEVPVIDITPYVDGGPACQCASVARQMDDACARVGFVQILGHGIPDGTVDGLTAAMDGFFGLPLEGRKSYRVTGANRGYSPPKSESLSLSLGVESAGRMNDFFEAFNIGTEARSFPGLDLSEDDYGLNVWPTQVDGFEPAVLGYFAQAGRVARTLTRVFADALGEPSDFFDSLTDHSIDVLRMNNYALPEGPVTLDGDLTGMGEHTDFGLVTVLWADQVAGLQVLGTDGAWHDVSPVDGALLVNLGDLTARLTNDRWMSTLHRVKPPIVDGGIVRRRSAAYFHDGNVDAVISTLPSHLDASGELAYEPILVRDHIKAKLAGSRQGKANAAAVREAARVRAAAGREPGKGGPAAGSGPVTPR comes from the coding sequence ATGTCCCCCTCCGCGACCGAACCGCAGGTGCCGGTCGGGCCGCCGCCGCCCTTCGAGGTTCCCGTCATCGACATCACGCCGTACGTCGACGGCGGCCCCGCATGTCAATGTGCGAGCGTGGCAAGGCAGATGGACGACGCCTGTGCCCGCGTCGGCTTCGTCCAGATCCTCGGTCATGGCATTCCCGACGGGACGGTGGACGGCCTGACCGCCGCCATGGACGGCTTCTTCGGCCTGCCCCTGGAGGGGAGGAAGAGCTACCGGGTGACCGGTGCGAACCGCGGCTACAGCCCGCCCAAGAGCGAATCCCTCAGCCTGAGCCTCGGCGTGGAGTCGGCCGGGCGGATGAACGACTTCTTCGAGGCGTTCAACATCGGCACCGAAGCCCGCTCGTTCCCCGGCCTCGATCTCTCCGAGGACGATTACGGACTCAACGTCTGGCCCACGCAGGTCGACGGCTTCGAACCGGCCGTGCTGGGCTACTTCGCCCAGGCCGGACGCGTGGCACGCACCCTGACCCGCGTTTTCGCGGACGCGCTGGGGGAGCCGTCGGACTTCTTCGATTCGCTGACCGACCACTCCATCGACGTACTGCGCATGAACAACTACGCCCTGCCCGAAGGCCCCGTCACCCTCGACGGTGACCTGACGGGGATGGGCGAGCACACCGACTTCGGCCTGGTCACCGTGTTGTGGGCGGACCAGGTCGCCGGGCTGCAGGTGCTCGGCACCGACGGGGCCTGGCACGACGTCTCCCCCGTCGACGGTGCTCTCCTGGTCAACCTCGGCGACCTGACCGCCCGGCTCACGAACGACCGCTGGATGTCCACCCTGCACCGCGTCAAGCCGCCGATCGTGGACGGCGGCATCGTCCGGCGCCGGTCCGCCGCCTACTTCCACGACGGTAACGTGGACGCGGTCATCTCCACGCTGCCGAGCCATCTCGACGCCTCCGGCGAACTGGCCTACGAACCGATCCTGGTGCGCGACCACATCAAGGCGAAGCTCGCCGGATCCCGGCAGGGCAAGGCGAACGCGGCGGCCGTCCGGGAGGCGGCGCGGGTGCGCGCGGCAGCGGGGCGGGAACCCGGAAAGGGTGGCCCCGCGGCCGGATCCGGCCCGGTCACGCCTCGTTGA
- a CDS encoding Clp protease N-terminal domain-containing protein, producing MTQPAHPIRLDDLIQAIKTAHPEAALDQLSDAVIAADHLGDVADHLIGHFVDQARRSGASWTDIGKSMGVTRQAAQKRFVPKDPGEMSDLDPRQGFSRFTPRAKNVVMASQEEARAAGNDEIGPGHLALALLTEPDALAAKALVAQGSSLDAIREGITTGLPPAVAEVPDLIPYDAGAKKVLELTYREALRLGHNYIGTEHILLSLLEAEGGSGALAGLGIDKSAAETHITEALEAIRPSLNEA from the coding sequence ATGACGCAACCTGCACACCCCATTCGACTGGACGACCTGATCCAGGCGATCAAGACGGCCCATCCCGAAGCGGCCCTCGACCAGCTCTCCGACGCGGTGATCGCCGCCGATCACCTCGGCGACGTCGCCGACCATCTGATCGGCCACTTCGTGGACCAGGCGCGCCGCTCGGGCGCCTCCTGGACGGATATCGGCAAGAGCATGGGAGTCACCCGGCAGGCGGCCCAGAAGCGGTTCGTGCCCAAGGACCCCGGCGAGATGTCGGACCTCGATCCCCGGCAGGGCTTCAGCCGGTTCACCCCCCGGGCGAAGAACGTGGTCATGGCCTCGCAGGAGGAGGCCCGTGCCGCGGGGAACGACGAGATCGGGCCCGGCCATCTGGCCCTCGCCCTCCTGACCGAGCCGGACGCCCTCGCCGCGAAGGCCCTTGTCGCACAGGGGAGTTCACTCGACGCGATCCGCGAGGGCATCACCACGGGGCTGCCGCCCGCGGTCGCCGAGGTGCCCGACCTCATCCCGTACGACGCCGGGGCGAAGAAGGTCCTTGAGCTCACCTACCGCGAGGCACTGCGGCTCGGGCACAACTACATCGGGACCGAGCACATCCTGCTCTCGCTCCTGGAGGCGGAGGGCGGCTCGGGCGCGCTCGCCGGGCTCGGCATCGACAAGTCGGCCGCCGAAACGCACATCACCGAGGCCCTGGAGGCAATCCGCCCCTCCCTCAACGAGGCGTGA
- a CDS encoding ABC transporter ATP-binding protein has protein sequence MSPTQPSSTRSSKQPSKQPSKQSSSAGTSAPASPANQLSTHGLDLRYGDKVVVGGLDVTLPGGAVTAIVGPNACGKSTLLRGLTRLLAPAGGSVALDGADIHRMSARALARRMGLLPQQPVTPEAITVEALVRLGRYPHQTFLSPWSKADQAAVDEALERTGTTELRERSVDQLSGGQRQRAWIALALAQDTELLLLDEPTTFLDLRHQLDVLDLVADLHAEAGRTVVMVLHDLGQAARYADHLVVLKDGRLAAAGAPADVLDAQLVKDVFDVDCRVVPDPETGTPLVVPKGRAARRATDDPAVPA, from the coding sequence ATGAGCCCCACGCAGCCGTCATCCACGCGGTCGTCCAAGCAGCCGTCCAAGCAGCCGTCCAAGCAGTCCTCGTCCGCGGGGACGTCCGCACCGGCGTCCCCCGCCAATCAACTCTCCACGCACGGGCTCGACCTGCGGTACGGCGACAAGGTGGTGGTCGGCGGCCTCGACGTGACCCTGCCCGGCGGCGCGGTCACCGCCATCGTCGGCCCGAACGCCTGCGGCAAGTCCACCCTGCTGCGCGGCCTGACGCGGCTGCTCGCACCGGCGGGCGGAAGTGTCGCCCTGGACGGCGCGGACATCCACCGGATGTCGGCGCGGGCCCTTGCCCGGCGGATGGGTCTCCTGCCGCAGCAGCCGGTGACGCCCGAGGCCATCACGGTCGAAGCCCTCGTACGCCTCGGCCGGTACCCCCATCAGACCTTCCTCAGCCCCTGGTCCAAGGCCGACCAGGCGGCGGTGGACGAGGCGCTGGAACGCACCGGCACCACGGAACTGCGCGAGCGGAGCGTCGACCAGCTCTCCGGCGGCCAGCGTCAGCGTGCCTGGATCGCCCTCGCGCTGGCCCAGGACACCGAACTCCTGCTCCTGGACGAGCCGACCACCTTCCTGGACCTGCGCCACCAGCTCGACGTGCTCGACCTGGTCGCCGATCTGCATGCCGAGGCGGGCCGCACCGTGGTGATGGTGCTGCACGACCTCGGACAGGCCGCCCGGTACGCGGATCACCTGGTCGTCCTCAAGGACGGCCGGCTCGCCGCTGCCGGGGCTCCCGCCGACGTACTCGACGCCCAGCTCGTCAAGGACGTGTTCGACGTCGACTGCCGGGTCGTCCCCGACCCGGAGACCGGCACCCCACTGGTCGTACCGAAGGGCAGAGCCGCCCGCCGCGCCACGGACGATCCGGCCGTCCCCGCCTGA